In Hippoglossus stenolepis isolate QCI-W04-F060 chromosome 21, HSTE1.2, whole genome shotgun sequence, one DNA window encodes the following:
- the tmem130 gene encoding transmembrane protein 130 isoform X2 gives MERKNAFWIVMLLLPVLLGVAETTGPLSDLENIAGKLVFYQTEGNATYVRDMGDLASDVPTETMFELFDPQRNFSRSKFTYTWDLGNGEVIQGTEPVVRYHYPESGNYTLRLKVGVNVTKYTPAITGVYSTDVQVLDAIKNIELRSPSDYEVAQDSSLAFHVDGSPPMWVCWRFLPYCVPDIMGGCTLTMLYENTLRLNHTFTSAGIHCLDISVRNEISKLQTSFSLYVKRNSNPHLLFMLSCAAVLIATFSFIAVIACRKRTQIPVSSNALYLKNPESDGQSTILFKFSNLERGEKEPLLLQCGTQYFS, from the exons ATGGAAAG AAAAAATGCCTTCTGGATCGTGATGCTTCTTCTCCCGGTGCTCCTGGGTGTGGCAGAGACTACGGGCCCTTTGTCAGATTTAG aaaatattgcCGGGAAGCTGGTTTTCTATCAGACGGAGGGAAATGCCACCTATGTGAGAGACATGGGAGATCTGGCGTCAGATGTTCCCACAGAGACCATGTTTGAACTCTTCGATCCCCAGAGGAATTTCAGCAGATCTAAATTCACCTATACGTGGGATTTAGGCAATGG AGAAGTGATCCAGGGGACAGAGCCGGTTGTCCGCTACCATTACCCAGAGTCAGGGAACTACACACTGCGGCTGAAAGTGGGAGTCAACGTGACCAAATACACTCCAGCAATCACTGGGGTCTACTCCACAGACGTCCAAGTGCTCG atgccATCAAAAACATTGAGCTGAGGAGCCCTTCAGATTACGAGGTGGCTCAGGACTCCAGTTTGGCTTTTCACGTTGATGGAAG TCCTCCTATGTGGGTGTGCTGGCGCTTCCTGCCCTACTGTGTGCCGGACATCATGGGCGGCTGCACACTGACCATGTTGTATGAAAACACCCTGAGGCTGAACCACACCTTCACCTCGGCCGGCATCCACTGCCTGGACATCAGTGTCCGCAATGAAATCAGCAAACTGCAGACCTCCTTCAGTCTCTATGTCAAGAGGAACA GCAACCCGCACCTCCTCTTCATGCTGTCATGTGCTGCCGTACTCATCGCCACTTTCTCCTTCATCGCTGTCATCGCCTGCCGCAAGAGAACACAG ATTCCTGTGTCCAGCAACGCTTTATACCTGAAGAATCCAGAGTCAGACGGCCAGAGCACGATTCTCTTTAAATTCTCCaacctggagagaggagagaaggagccGCTCCTCCTGCAGTGTGGGACTCAATACTTCTCCTAA
- the tmem130 gene encoding transmembrane protein 130 isoform X1 yields the protein MERKNAFWIVMLLLPVLLGVAETTGPLSDLENIAGKLVFYQTEGNATYVRDMGDLASDVPTETMFELFDPQRNFSRSKFTYTWDLGNGEVIQGTEPVVRYHYPESGNYTLRLKVGVNVTKYTPAITGVYSTDVQVLDAIKNIELRSPSDYEVAQDSSLAFHVDGSPPMWVCWRFLPYCVPDIMGGCTLTMLYENTLRLNHTFTSAGIHCLDISVRNEISKLQTSFSLYVKRNSNPHLLFMLSCAAVLIATFSFIAVIACRKRTQQIPVSSNALYLKNPESDGQSTILFKFSNLERGEKEPLLLQCGTQYFS from the exons ATGGAAAG AAAAAATGCCTTCTGGATCGTGATGCTTCTTCTCCCGGTGCTCCTGGGTGTGGCAGAGACTACGGGCCCTTTGTCAGATTTAG aaaatattgcCGGGAAGCTGGTTTTCTATCAGACGGAGGGAAATGCCACCTATGTGAGAGACATGGGAGATCTGGCGTCAGATGTTCCCACAGAGACCATGTTTGAACTCTTCGATCCCCAGAGGAATTTCAGCAGATCTAAATTCACCTATACGTGGGATTTAGGCAATGG AGAAGTGATCCAGGGGACAGAGCCGGTTGTCCGCTACCATTACCCAGAGTCAGGGAACTACACACTGCGGCTGAAAGTGGGAGTCAACGTGACCAAATACACTCCAGCAATCACTGGGGTCTACTCCACAGACGTCCAAGTGCTCG atgccATCAAAAACATTGAGCTGAGGAGCCCTTCAGATTACGAGGTGGCTCAGGACTCCAGTTTGGCTTTTCACGTTGATGGAAG TCCTCCTATGTGGGTGTGCTGGCGCTTCCTGCCCTACTGTGTGCCGGACATCATGGGCGGCTGCACACTGACCATGTTGTATGAAAACACCCTGAGGCTGAACCACACCTTCACCTCGGCCGGCATCCACTGCCTGGACATCAGTGTCCGCAATGAAATCAGCAAACTGCAGACCTCCTTCAGTCTCTATGTCAAGAGGAACA GCAACCCGCACCTCCTCTTCATGCTGTCATGTGCTGCCGTACTCATCGCCACTTTCTCCTTCATCGCTGTCATCGCCTGCCGCAAGAGAACACAG CAGATTCCTGTGTCCAGCAACGCTTTATACCTGAAGAATCCAGAGTCAGACGGCCAGAGCACGATTCTCTTTAAATTCTCCaacctggagagaggagagaaggagccGCTCCTCCTGCAGTGTGGGACTCAATACTTCTCCTAA